In a single window of the Zea mays cultivar B73 chromosome 5, Zm-B73-REFERENCE-NAM-5.0, whole genome shotgun sequence genome:
- the LOC100192854 gene encoding uncharacterized protein isoform X5 — protein MFMRSDKSSTNHQCQISSLPCLIHLPILGTSGFVASSPSASPSDLAQMPPGRKGQRCTRETPVGCRDPVTSPRNSEGQSHVFKLLSLHERVVFTFSQFNMEEMVAAPFQDGQQPKSPTEVVSNVLLGSSVFLHNVGLQSASKKSSTTTVSAMAQQLQDELEIEKQEKDGLQEEVETLKA, from the exons ATGTTTATGAGATCCGATAAATCCTCCACCAATCACCAGTGCCAAATCAGTTCCTTGCCGTGCCTAATTCACCTTCCCATCCTTGGCACTAGCGGATTCGTAGCCTCCAGTCCTTCAGCCTCTCCATCCGATTTGGCGCAAATGCCTCCAGGGAGGAAGGGGCAACGATGCACAAGGGAAACCCCAG TCGGCTGCCGTGATCCGGTGACCTCCCCACGAAATTCCGAAG GCCAGAGCCACGTATTCAAGCTGCTAAGTTTGCATGAGAGGGTGGTATTCACGTTTT CACAATTTAACATGGAAGAAATGGTAGCAGCACCATTTCAGGATGGACAACAACCAAAATCTCCTACAGAAGTTGTTTCTAATGTGCTACTGGGCTCCAGTGTGTTCCTACACAATGTTGGTCTTCAGTCTGCCTCCAAGAAAAGCTCCACAACAACTGTTTCGGCAATGGCTCAACAACTTCAGGATGAACTAGAGATCGAGAAGCAAGAAAAAGATGGCCTTCAGGAAGAAGTGGAAACCTTGAAGGCTTAA
- the LOC100192854 gene encoding uncharacterized protein isoform X1: MFMRSDKSSTNHQCQISSLPCLIHLPILGTSGFVASSPSASPSDLAQMPPGRKGQRCTRETPAVGCRDPVTSPRNSEDKSLKGTKGQSHVFKLLSLHERVVFTFSQFNMEEMVAAPFQDGQQPKSPTEVVSNVLLGSSVFLHNVGLQSASKKSSTTTVSAMAQQLQDELEIEKQEKDGLQEEVETLKA, encoded by the exons ATGTTTATGAGATCCGATAAATCCTCCACCAATCACCAGTGCCAAATCAGTTCCTTGCCGTGCCTAATTCACCTTCCCATCCTTGGCACTAGCGGATTCGTAGCCTCCAGTCCTTCAGCCTCTCCATCCGATTTGGCGCAAATGCCTCCAGGGAGGAAGGGGCAACGATGCACAAGGGAAACCCCAG CAGTCGGCTGCCGTGATCCGGTGACCTCCCCACGAAATTCCGAAG ATAAATCACTGAAGGGAACAAAAGGCCAGAGCCACGTATTCAAGCTGCTAAGTTTGCATGAGAGGGTGGTATTCACGTTTT CACAATTTAACATGGAAGAAATGGTAGCAGCACCATTTCAGGATGGACAACAACCAAAATCTCCTACAGAAGTTGTTTCTAATGTGCTACTGGGCTCCAGTGTGTTCCTACACAATGTTGGTCTTCAGTCTGCCTCCAAGAAAAGCTCCACAACAACTGTTTCGGCAATGGCTCAACAACTTCAGGATGAACTAGAGATCGAGAAGCAAGAAAAAGATGGCCTTCAGGAAGAAGTGGAAACCTTGAAGGCTTAA
- the LOC100192854 gene encoding uncharacterized protein isoform X2 — protein sequence MFMRSDKSSTNHQCQISSLPCLIHLPILGTSGFVASSPSASPSDLAQMPPGRKGQRCTRETPDKSLKGTKGQSHVFKLLSLHERVVFTFSQFNMEEMVAAPFQDGQQPKSPTEVVSNVLLGSSVFLHNVGLQSASKKSSTTTVSAMAQQLQDELEIEKQEKDGLQEEVETLKA from the exons ATGTTTATGAGATCCGATAAATCCTCCACCAATCACCAGTGCCAAATCAGTTCCTTGCCGTGCCTAATTCACCTTCCCATCCTTGGCACTAGCGGATTCGTAGCCTCCAGTCCTTCAGCCTCTCCATCCGATTTGGCGCAAATGCCTCCAGGGAGGAAGGGGCAACGATGCACAAGGGAAACCCCAG ATAAATCACTGAAGGGAACAAAAGGCCAGAGCCACGTATTCAAGCTGCTAAGTTTGCATGAGAGGGTGGTATTCACGTTTT CACAATTTAACATGGAAGAAATGGTAGCAGCACCATTTCAGGATGGACAACAACCAAAATCTCCTACAGAAGTTGTTTCTAATGTGCTACTGGGCTCCAGTGTGTTCCTACACAATGTTGGTCTTCAGTCTGCCTCCAAGAAAAGCTCCACAACAACTGTTTCGGCAATGGCTCAACAACTTCAGGATGAACTAGAGATCGAGAAGCAAGAAAAAGATGGCCTTCAGGAAGAAGTGGAAACCTTGAAGGCTTAA
- the LOC100192854 gene encoding uncharacterized protein isoform X6 → MHMLSVLHCKGYYIAQFNMEEMVAAPFQDGQQPKSPTEVVSNVLLGSSVFLHNVGLQSASKKSSTTTVSAMAQQLQDELEIEKQEKDGLQEEVETLKA, encoded by the exons ATGCACATGCTCTCAGTCCTACATTGCAAAGGCTATTATATTG CACAATTTAACATGGAAGAAATGGTAGCAGCACCATTTCAGGATGGACAACAACCAAAATCTCCTACAGAAGTTGTTTCTAATGTGCTACTGGGCTCCAGTGTGTTCCTACACAATGTTGGTCTTCAGTCTGCCTCCAAGAAAAGCTCCACAACAACTGTTTCGGCAATGGCTCAACAACTTCAGGATGAACTAGAGATCGAGAAGCAAGAAAAAGATGGCCTTCAGGAAGAAGTGGAAACCTTGAAGGCTTAA
- the LOC100192854 gene encoding uncharacterized protein isoform X3, with product MFMRSDKSSTNHQCQISSLPCLIHLPILGTSGFVASSPSASPSDLAQMPPGRKGQRCTRETPAVGCRDPVTSPRNSEGQSHVFKLLSLHERVVFTFFCLSLQSFLLSEAVIKLDFKESCVKNKLNRKNVQYQQCTCSQSYIAKAIILHNLTWKKW from the exons ATGTTTATGAGATCCGATAAATCCTCCACCAATCACCAGTGCCAAATCAGTTCCTTGCCGTGCCTAATTCACCTTCCCATCCTTGGCACTAGCGGATTCGTAGCCTCCAGTCCTTCAGCCTCTCCATCCGATTTGGCGCAAATGCCTCCAGGGAGGAAGGGGCAACGATGCACAAGGGAAACCCCAG CAGTCGGCTGCCGTGATCCGGTGACCTCCCCACGAAATTCCGAAG GCCAGAGCCACGTATTCAAGCTGCTAAGTTTGCATGAGAGGGTGGTATTCACGTTTT TTTGTCTTTCTCTTCAAAGCTTTCTCCTGTCGGAAGCAGTTATCAAGCTTGATTTCAAG GAAAGTTGTGTGAAGAACAAACTTAATCGTAAAAATGTACAATATCAACAATGCACATGCTCTCAGTCCTACATTGCAAAGGCTATTATATTG CACAATTTAACATGGAAGAAATGGTAG
- the LOC100192854 gene encoding uncharacterized protein isoform X4, translated as MFMRSDKSSTNHQCQISSLPCLIHLPILGTSGFVASSPSASPSDLAQMPPGRKGQRCTRETPDKSLKGTKGQSHVFKLLSLHERVVFTFFCLSLQSFLLSEAVIKLDFKESCVKNKLNRKNVQYQQCTCSQSYIAKAIILHNLTWKKW; from the exons ATGTTTATGAGATCCGATAAATCCTCCACCAATCACCAGTGCCAAATCAGTTCCTTGCCGTGCCTAATTCACCTTCCCATCCTTGGCACTAGCGGATTCGTAGCCTCCAGTCCTTCAGCCTCTCCATCCGATTTGGCGCAAATGCCTCCAGGGAGGAAGGGGCAACGATGCACAAGGGAAACCCCAG ATAAATCACTGAAGGGAACAAAAGGCCAGAGCCACGTATTCAAGCTGCTAAGTTTGCATGAGAGGGTGGTATTCACGTTTT TTTGTCTTTCTCTTCAAAGCTTTCTCCTGTCGGAAGCAGTTATCAAGCTTGATTTCAAG GAAAGTTGTGTGAAGAACAAACTTAATCGTAAAAATGTACAATATCAACAATGCACATGCTCTCAGTCCTACATTGCAAAGGCTATTATATTG CACAATTTAACATGGAAGAAATGGTAG